A region of the Methylobacterium nodulans ORS 2060 genome:
GCCCTGCTTCTCACCCTGCTCCCGGCCCTGGCACCCGCCACGATCGAGGGCGACGCGATCCCGGAGCCGCTCGCGGGCGCACGCGGCGATCCGGTCCGCGGCCGGGCCATCGCCACCGATCCGCGCCGCGGCCTGTGCACGCTCTGCCATGCGGGGCTCGGCGGCCGGGCCGAGGGCGATGTCGGGCCGAACCTCGCCAGGGTTGGCGCGCGGCTCACGCCGGGCCAGCTGCGCCTGCGGCTGGTGGATGGCCGCGTCTTGAATCCGGACACGATCATGCCCTCGTATTACCGCGTCGAGGGGTTGACCCGGGTCGGCGCCGCCTGGCGCGGCAAGCCGATCCTGGAGGCGGACGAGAT
Encoded here:
- the soxX gene encoding sulfur oxidation c-type cytochrome SoxX → MKHPSPMRSRPAPGSMREPSCLHRQRGTARLGPVGSRHGTPALAALLLTLLPALAPATIEGDAIPEPLAGARGDPVRGRAIATDPRRGLCTLCHAGLGGRAEGDVGPNLARVGARLTPGQLRLRLVDGRVLNPDTIMPSYYRVEGLTRVGAAWRGKPILEADEIEDVIAYLATLRGEGETR